A genome region from Mugil cephalus isolate CIBA_MC_2020 chromosome 13, CIBA_Mcephalus_1.1, whole genome shotgun sequence includes the following:
- the wbp1la gene encoding WW domain binding protein 1-like a gives MGSVKFNAGSESSSTAATVTEAKLICQGLNNQSYICESGHCCGETQCCSYYYELWWFWLVWALIIILTGFCLCQHWRSKQRFQQQRRQNEINLIAYREAHNNSQLPLYLRILPTYLLPDYEEVVDRPATPPPPYTPAQSGPSPTEPAGDGSFPQSSASVPGDADPALPPNPEPTQTHSPGAHSPNKDSTPGRFRRFTGDSGIEVCDVQELWDQHSLLEREEETEEEEAGQVEDPCDRCDLRSRTAELSHISDATHQTQSVLSDRE, from the exons atggGCTCAGTGAAGTTCAACGCTGGATCAGAAAGTTCTTCCACGGCGGCAACAGTCACAGAG gCCAAGTTGATATGCCAGGGACTAAACAACCAGAGCTACATCTGTGAGTCGGGTCACTGCTGTGGAGAGACTCAGTGCTGCAGCTACTACTACGAACTGTGGT GGTTCTGGCTGGTCTGGGCTCTGATCATCATCCTCACAGGCTTCTGTTTGTGTCAGCACTGGCGTTCCAAGCAGCGCTTCCAGCAGCAGCGCCGGCAGAACGAGATCAACCTCATCGCCTACAGAGAGGCCCACAACAACTCCCAGCTCCCGCTCTATCTCA GGATTTTACCCACCTACCTGCTGCCAGACTATGAGGAGGTGGTCGACCGCCCGgccacgcctcctcctccgtacACCCCGGCCCAGTCGGGACCTTCGCCCACAGAGCCGGCCGGAGACGGTTCCTTCCCCCAGTCGTCCGCCTCCGTCCCCGGCGACGCTGACCCCGCACTCCCCCCGAACCCAGAGCCCACGCAGACCCACTCTCCGGGCGCCCACAGCCCAAACAAGGACTCGACGCCGGGCAGGTTCCGGCGCTTCACGGGCGATTCGGGGATCGAAGTGTGCGACGTCCAGGAACTGTGGGACCAGCACAGCCTTTTAGAACGAGAGGaagagactgaggaggaggaggcggggcaGGTCGAAGACCCGTGCGACCGCTGCGACCTCCGCAGCCGCACAGCTGAACTCAGCCACATCAGTGACGCCACTCACCAAACACAAAGCGTCTTAAGTGACCGAGAATAA
- the borcs7 gene encoding BLOC-1-related complex subunit 7, with the protein MASTDSQPRFGQSVKGLLSDKVGSCSGDVIALTRQVLKGSRSQELLGQAARNMVIQEDAILHSEDSLRKMSIITTHLQYQQEAIQKNVEHSKNLQDQLRHLLK; encoded by the exons atggCGTCGACAGATTCGCAACCACGGTTCGGTCAGTCCGTCAAAGGTTTACTGTCCGATAAAGTCGGCTCATGTAGCGGGGACGTGATCGCTCTGACCCGCCAGGTGCTGAAAGGATCCCGGAGCCAAGAG CTTCTCGGACAAGCAGCAAGAAATATGGTCATTCAGGAGGACGCCATCCTGCACTCAGAGGAC aGTCTGAGGAAAATGTCCATCATCACCACACACTTACAGTACCA GCAGGAGGCCATCCAGAAGAA CGTGGAGCACTCTAAAAACCTGCAGGACCAGCTGAGACACCTGCTCAAGTGA
- the LOC125018366 gene encoding steroid 17-alpha-hydroxylase/17,20 lyase, whose protein sequence is MAWFLFLCVFVALALALLVQQLKLRMSGRGPQEPPHLPALPLIGSLLSLQGPNPPHVLFKELQETYGPTYSLMMGSHRVIVVNHHVHAKEVLLKKGKTFAGRPRTVTTDVLTRDGKDIAFGDYSATWRFHRKIVHGALCMFGEGSASIEKIICAEAQSLCSVLSEAASVGLALDLSPELTRAVTNVICSLCFNSSYSRGDPEFEAMLSYSQGIVDTVAKDSLVDIFPWLQIFPNADLRRLKQCVSIRDNLLQKKFDEHKADYSDHVQRDLMDALLRAKRSAENNNTAEISAESVGLSDDHLLMTVGDIFGAGVETTTTVLKWAVTYLIHHPQVQRRIQEELDSKVGGDRSPRLSDRGSLPYLEATIREVLRIRPVAPLFIPHVAVSDTSIGDFSVRKGTRVIINLWSLHHDEKEWKNPELFDPGRFLDSEATGLTIPSSSYLPFGAGIRVCLGEALAKMELFLFLSWILQRFTLSVPPGHALPSLEGKFGVVLQTPKYKVTATPRPGWERQRSQTC, encoded by the exons ATGGcttggtttctgtttctgtgtgtgttcgtggCTTTGGCCCTGGCTTTGTTAGTGCAGCAGCTGAAGCTGAGGATGTCTGGACGCGGACCCCAGGAGCCTCCACACCTCCCAGCTCTGCCCCTGATCGGCAGCCTGCTCAGCCTGCAAGGCCCAAACCCTCCACATGTGCTTTTCAAAGAGCTCCAGGAGACGTACGGGCCGACATATTCTCTGATGATGGGCTCTCACAGAGTCATCGTCGTCAACCACCACGTCCACGCCAAAGAGGTCCTGCTGAAGAAGGGGAAGACGTTCGCAGGACGACCCAGAACT GTAACCACAGATGTTCTGACCAGAGACGGGAAAGACATCGCATTCGGAGACTACAGCGCTACCTGGAGGTTCCACAGGAAAATAGTCCACGGAGCTCTGTGCATGTTTGGAGAGGGTTCGGCCTCCATCGAGAAGATCA TCTGTGCAGAGGCCCAGTCTCTGTGCTCCGTCCTGTCTGAGGCGGCGTCCGTCGGCCTGGCCCTGGATCTGTCCCCTGAACTGACCCGCGCCGTCACCAACGTCATCTGCTCGCTCTGCTTCAACTCCTCCTACAGCAGAGGAGACCCGGAGTTTGAGGCCATGCTGAGCTACAGCCAGGGCATCGTGGACACCGTGGCTAAAGACAGCCTGGTGGACATCTTCCCCTGGTTACAG ATTTTTCCCAACGCAGACCTGCGTCGTCTGAAGCAGTGTGTTTCAATCAGAGACAATCTCCTGCAGAAGAAGTTCGATGAACACAAG GCTGACTACAGTGACCATGTGCAGAGGGACCTAATGGACGCGCTGCTTAGGGCCAAACGCAGCGCAGAGAACAACAACACGGCGGAGATCAGCGCGGAGTCGGTGGGTCTCAGCGACGACCACCTCCTCATGACCGTGGGAGACATCTTTGGAGCCGGCGTGGAGACCACCACCACGGTGCTCAAATGGGCCGTCACCTACCTCATCCACCACCCGCAG GTGCAGAGGCGCATCCAGGAGGAGCTGGACAGTAAAGTGGGAGGGGATCGCTCCCCCAGGCTCAGCGACAGAGGCAGTCTGCCCTACCTGGAGGCCACCATTCGGGAGGTGTTGCGGATCCGCCCCGTGGCCCCTCTGTTCATCCCGCATGTGGCCGTCAGTGACACCAG caTCGGGGATTTCTCGGTCAGAAAGGGAACTCGGGTCATCATCAACCTGTGGTCTCTGCACCACGATGAGAAGGAATGGAAAAACCCGGAGCTCTTTGACCCCG GCCGGTTCTTAGACAGCGAGGCCACGGGCCTGACCATCCCGTCCTCCAGCTACCTGCCGTTCGGAGCCGGGATCCGGGTGTGTCTGGGCGAGGCCTTGGCCAAGATGgagctcttcctcttcctgtcctgGATCCTCCAGCGCTTCACCCTCTCCGTCCCACCGGGCCACGCGTTGCCCAGTCTGGAGGGGAAATTCGGCGTGGTCCTCCAGACCCCCAAGTACAAGGTGACCGCCACGCCCAGACCCGGctgggagagacagaggagccaGACGTGTTGA
- the nt5c2a gene encoding 5'-nucleotidase, cytosolic IIa isoform X2 yields MTTSWSDRLQNYADLPANMDGVSMKKYQREAHHRVFVNRSLAMEKIKCFGFDMDYTLAVYKSPEYESLGFDLTVERLVSIGYPQELLNFVYDPSFPTRGLVFDTMYGNLLKVDAYGNILVCVHGFNFLRGPDIREMYPNKFIQRGDTERFYILNTLFNLPETYLFACLVDFFSNCSRYTSCSTGFKDGDLFMSYKSMFQDIRDAVDWVHFKGSLKEKTVENLEKYVVKDPKLPLLLSRMNEVAKVFLATNSDYKYTEKIMTYLFDFPHGSKPGTPHQPWKSYFDLILVDARKPVFFGEGTVLRQVDTTTGRLKIGTYTGPLQHGIVYSGGSSDIVCDLLGAKGKDILYIGDHIFGDILKSKKRQGWRTFLVIPELAQELHVWTDKSSMFEELQSLDCFLAELYKHLDSSSNERPDISSLQRRIKKVTHDMDMCYGMMGSLFRSGSRQTLFASQVMRYADLYAASFINLLYYPFSYLFRAAHVLMPHESTVEHTHVSIIDTESPLATRNRHDVNLKEMEGKRHQLTRSISEIQPPHFFPQPPQEITHCHDEDDDEEEEEEEEEEEEEE; encoded by the exons ATGACTACTTCGTGGAGTGACCGGCTGCAGAACTACGCCGACCTGCCGGCCAACATGGACGGTGTGTCCATGAAGAAGTACCAACGCGAAGCTCATCACAG AGTGTTTGTCAACCGAAGTCTGGCTATGGAGAAGATcaagtgttttggttttgataTGGATTACACTCTGGCAG TGTATAAATCTCCTGAGTACGAGTCGCTGGGCTTCGACCTGACAGTGGAGCGTCTGGTATCGATCGGTTACCCGCAAGAGCTGCTCAACTTTGTCTACGACCCTTCCTTCCCCACCAG AGGTCTGGTGTTTGACACGATGTATGGAAACCTGCTCAAAGTGGACGCCTATGGCAACATCCTCGTGTGTGTGCACGGGTTCAACTTCCTGAGAGG ACCTGACATCAGAGAGATGTACCCCAACAAATTTATCCAGCGTGGAGACACAGAACGCTTCTACATCCTCAACACACTCTTCAACCTGCCTG AAACCTACCTCTTTGCTTGCTTGGTGGATTTCTTCAGTAACTGCTCCAGATACACAAG TTGCTCCACTGGTTTCAAAGACGGAGACCTTTTCATGTCGTACAAGAGCATGTTCCAGGACATCAGAGACGCTGTGGACTGGGTTCATTTCAAG GGCTCCTTAAAGGAGAAGACGGTTGAAAACCTGGAGAAATACGTGGTGAAAGAT CCGAAGCTGCCTCTGCTCCTCAGTCGTATGAATGAAGTAGCCAAAGTATTTCTGGCCACCAACAGCGACTACAAGTATACGGAG AAAATTATGACCTACCTGTTTGACTTCCCTCATGGCTCCAAG CCGGGAACCCCCCACCAACCCTGGAAGTCCTACTTCGACCTGATCCTGGTGGATGCACGCAAGCCCGTGTTCTTCGGGGAGGGAACCGTGCTGCGACAAGTCGACACG ACCACGGGTCGGCTGAAGATCGGCACGTACACCGGACCTCTGCAGCACGGCATCGTTTACTCCGGAG GTTCTTCAGACATCGTCTGTGACTTGCTGGGAGCTAAAGGAAAAGACATCCTGTACATCGGAGACCACATCTTTGGAGACATCCTGAAATCCAAGAAGCGTCAGGGCTGGAGGACGTTCCTGGTCATACCCGAGCTCGCACAGGAGCTGCACGTGTGGACGGACAAGAGCT ccatgtTTGAGGAGCTTCAGTCCCTCGACTGTTTCCTGGCAGAGCTTTACAA GCACctggacagcagcagcaatgaGCGGCCTGACATCAGCTCCCTGCAGAGACGCATTAAG AAAGTCACTCATGACATGGACATGTGCTACGGGATGATGGGAAGCCTGTTTCGCAGCGGGTCCCGACAGACGCTGTTCGCCTCCCAAGTGATGCGCTACGCCGACCTGTACGCCGCCTCTTTCATCAACCTGCTCTACTACCCCTTCAGCTACCTGTTCAGAGCCGCACACGTTCTG ATGCCTCACGAGTCGACGGTGGAGCACACGCACGTCAGCATCATCGACACCGAGTCGCCGCTGGCAACGCGAAACCGCCACGACGTCAACCTCAAGGAGATGGAGGGCAAACGGCACCAGCTGACCCGCTCCATCAGCGAGATCCAGCCCCCCCACTTCTTCCCCCAGCCTCCGCAGGAGATCACCCACTGCCACGACGAGGAcgatgacgaggaggaggaggaggaagaggaggaggaggaggaggaggagtag
- the nt5c2a gene encoding 5'-nucleotidase, cytosolic IIa isoform X1: protein MTTSWSDRLQNYADLPANMDGVSMKKYQREAHHSFPRDRTQNHPAMRVFVNRSLAMEKIKCFGFDMDYTLAVYKSPEYESLGFDLTVERLVSIGYPQELLNFVYDPSFPTRGLVFDTMYGNLLKVDAYGNILVCVHGFNFLRGPDIREMYPNKFIQRGDTERFYILNTLFNLPETYLFACLVDFFSNCSRYTSCSTGFKDGDLFMSYKSMFQDIRDAVDWVHFKGSLKEKTVENLEKYVVKDPKLPLLLSRMNEVAKVFLATNSDYKYTEKIMTYLFDFPHGSKPGTPHQPWKSYFDLILVDARKPVFFGEGTVLRQVDTTTGRLKIGTYTGPLQHGIVYSGGSSDIVCDLLGAKGKDILYIGDHIFGDILKSKKRQGWRTFLVIPELAQELHVWTDKSSMFEELQSLDCFLAELYKHLDSSSNERPDISSLQRRIKKVTHDMDMCYGMMGSLFRSGSRQTLFASQVMRYADLYAASFINLLYYPFSYLFRAAHVLMPHESTVEHTHVSIIDTESPLATRNRHDVNLKEMEGKRHQLTRSISEIQPPHFFPQPPQEITHCHDEDDDEEEEEEEEEEEEEE from the exons ATGACTACTTCGTGGAGTGACCGGCTGCAGAACTACGCCGACCTGCCGGCCAACATGGACGGTGTGTCCATGAAGAAGTACCAACGCGAAGCTCATCACAG cTTTCCACGGGATCGGACACAAAACCATCCTGCAATGAG AGTGTTTGTCAACCGAAGTCTGGCTATGGAGAAGATcaagtgttttggttttgataTGGATTACACTCTGGCAG TGTATAAATCTCCTGAGTACGAGTCGCTGGGCTTCGACCTGACAGTGGAGCGTCTGGTATCGATCGGTTACCCGCAAGAGCTGCTCAACTTTGTCTACGACCCTTCCTTCCCCACCAG AGGTCTGGTGTTTGACACGATGTATGGAAACCTGCTCAAAGTGGACGCCTATGGCAACATCCTCGTGTGTGTGCACGGGTTCAACTTCCTGAGAGG ACCTGACATCAGAGAGATGTACCCCAACAAATTTATCCAGCGTGGAGACACAGAACGCTTCTACATCCTCAACACACTCTTCAACCTGCCTG AAACCTACCTCTTTGCTTGCTTGGTGGATTTCTTCAGTAACTGCTCCAGATACACAAG TTGCTCCACTGGTTTCAAAGACGGAGACCTTTTCATGTCGTACAAGAGCATGTTCCAGGACATCAGAGACGCTGTGGACTGGGTTCATTTCAAG GGCTCCTTAAAGGAGAAGACGGTTGAAAACCTGGAGAAATACGTGGTGAAAGAT CCGAAGCTGCCTCTGCTCCTCAGTCGTATGAATGAAGTAGCCAAAGTATTTCTGGCCACCAACAGCGACTACAAGTATACGGAG AAAATTATGACCTACCTGTTTGACTTCCCTCATGGCTCCAAG CCGGGAACCCCCCACCAACCCTGGAAGTCCTACTTCGACCTGATCCTGGTGGATGCACGCAAGCCCGTGTTCTTCGGGGAGGGAACCGTGCTGCGACAAGTCGACACG ACCACGGGTCGGCTGAAGATCGGCACGTACACCGGACCTCTGCAGCACGGCATCGTTTACTCCGGAG GTTCTTCAGACATCGTCTGTGACTTGCTGGGAGCTAAAGGAAAAGACATCCTGTACATCGGAGACCACATCTTTGGAGACATCCTGAAATCCAAGAAGCGTCAGGGCTGGAGGACGTTCCTGGTCATACCCGAGCTCGCACAGGAGCTGCACGTGTGGACGGACAAGAGCT ccatgtTTGAGGAGCTTCAGTCCCTCGACTGTTTCCTGGCAGAGCTTTACAA GCACctggacagcagcagcaatgaGCGGCCTGACATCAGCTCCCTGCAGAGACGCATTAAG AAAGTCACTCATGACATGGACATGTGCTACGGGATGATGGGAAGCCTGTTTCGCAGCGGGTCCCGACAGACGCTGTTCGCCTCCCAAGTGATGCGCTACGCCGACCTGTACGCCGCCTCTTTCATCAACCTGCTCTACTACCCCTTCAGCTACCTGTTCAGAGCCGCACACGTTCTG ATGCCTCACGAGTCGACGGTGGAGCACACGCACGTCAGCATCATCGACACCGAGTCGCCGCTGGCAACGCGAAACCGCCACGACGTCAACCTCAAGGAGATGGAGGGCAAACGGCACCAGCTGACCCGCTCCATCAGCGAGATCCAGCCCCCCCACTTCTTCCCCCAGCCTCCGCAGGAGATCACCCACTGCCACGACGAGGAcgatgacgaggaggaggaggaggaagaggaggaggaggaggaggaggagtag